A single window of Halobacillus naozhouensis DNA harbors:
- the ylqF gene encoding ribosome biogenesis GTPase YlqF — MTIQWYPGHMAKAKREAEQKLKLVDFVIELVDARAPISSENPVLHGLLQNKPKMVVLMKKDLADPAITKAWLDYYKAEGIHALAIEANQKKDVQLVVQMAKDLARDKMDKLRAKGVRPRAARAMILGIPNVGKSTLINRLANKKAAQTGDRPGVTQKQQWIKVKKDFELLDTPGILWPKFEEEEVGYKLAAIGTIKDQILPKEDVAAYILDFMKTNYPSFLRERFGFEGYDDIMGAFEQIGQKRGCLESGGHVNFDKTSDVILQDLRNGKLGSVSFDHPE; from the coding sequence ATGACGATACAATGGTATCCTGGTCACATGGCGAAAGCGAAAAGGGAAGCGGAACAAAAGCTCAAATTAGTCGATTTTGTAATTGAATTAGTCGACGCAAGAGCTCCGATATCCTCGGAAAATCCAGTCCTCCATGGTTTATTACAAAATAAGCCTAAGATGGTTGTGCTTATGAAGAAGGATTTAGCGGATCCAGCCATTACGAAGGCTTGGCTTGATTACTATAAGGCTGAAGGTATTCATGCTCTGGCCATCGAGGCGAATCAGAAAAAGGATGTCCAACTGGTAGTTCAGATGGCGAAGGATCTTGCTCGAGATAAAATGGACAAGCTCCGTGCAAAGGGAGTCCGCCCCCGAGCTGCCCGTGCCATGATCCTGGGCATCCCAAATGTAGGAAAATCAACGCTTATCAATCGGCTTGCAAATAAAAAAGCAGCTCAAACCGGAGACCGCCCGGGAGTAACCCAGAAACAACAATGGATTAAAGTGAAGAAGGATTTTGAACTGCTTGATACCCCTGGGATTCTCTGGCCAAAATTTGAGGAAGAGGAAGTAGGTTATAAGCTAGCCGCAATTGGTACGATTAAAGATCAAATCCTGCCTAAGGAAGATGTGGCGGCCTACATTTTGGACTTTATGAAGACTAATTATCCAAGTTTCCTTAGAGAGCGTTTTGGATTTGAAGGATATGATGATATTATGGGAGCATTCGAGCAAATTGGTCAGAAGCGAGGCTGTCTCGAAAGTGGCGGCCATGTGAATTTTGATAAAACTTCTGATGTGATTCTGCAAGACTTGCGAAACGGAAAGCTTGGTAGTGTTAGCTTCGATCACCCAGAATAG
- a CDS encoding ribonuclease HII: MRELTIKDIKYKLDTNQFSNSERELLRKDHRKGVHKLLKQYDVRQERKLELKKQYEQMLSIENEARTSGKKWIAGIDEAGRGPLAGPVVAAAVILPASFYLEGLNDSKQLSPIQREDFFEVIKKEADYGVGTVSNEEIDQWNIYRAAKMAMKQAVEQLPIPPDHLLIDAMTLEGMTGSQQSLVKGDQRSVSIAAASIIAKVTRDRVMKRIDEQYPDYDFASNQGYGTQQHLRALATYGPTPYHRKSFAPVKDLIHS; the protein is encoded by the coding sequence ATGCGCGAATTAACGATAAAAGACATTAAGTATAAATTAGATACGAATCAATTCTCTAACTCTGAACGAGAATTATTAAGAAAAGATCACCGAAAAGGCGTACATAAACTCTTAAAGCAATATGATGTTCGGCAGGAAAGAAAGCTAGAATTAAAGAAACAATACGAACAAATGCTTTCGATAGAAAACGAGGCGCGAACTTCAGGGAAGAAGTGGATCGCCGGGATTGATGAAGCCGGGAGAGGCCCGCTCGCGGGCCCTGTAGTGGCAGCAGCTGTTATTTTACCAGCTTCGTTCTATTTAGAGGGGCTTAATGACTCCAAGCAATTGTCCCCTATCCAGCGAGAAGACTTTTTTGAAGTCATAAAAAAAGAAGCAGATTATGGAGTGGGCACGGTCAGCAATGAAGAAATCGATCAATGGAATATTTACCGCGCCGCAAAAATGGCGATGAAGCAAGCGGTAGAGCAATTACCGATTCCCCCTGATCATCTGTTAATTGATGCGATGACACTTGAAGGGATGACAGGTTCACAGCAATCGCTTGTGAAAGGCGACCAGCGAAGTGTGTCGATCGCAGCTGCAAGTATTATAGCCAAAGTAACGCGTGACCGTGTTATGAAGAGAATTGATGAACAGTACCCTGATTACGATTTTGCCTCTAATCAAGGGTATGGCACGCAGCAGCATTTACGTGCGTTAGCGACATATGGACCCACTCCATATCATCGCAAAAGTTTCGCACCAGTGAAGGATCTTATTCACTCTTAA
- a CDS encoding EscU/YscU/HrcU family type III secretion system export apparatus switch protein, translating to MKYKRKEAIALGYQEVRDDAPQVLAKGKGIVADNILEKARKNNVPIQEDATLVELLSELNINEHIPEELYHVVAEVFAFIYRTDQEMEKN from the coding sequence ATGAAGTACAAACGTAAAGAAGCGATCGCGCTTGGTTATCAGGAAGTAAGGGATGATGCTCCACAAGTACTGGCCAAGGGGAAAGGTATTGTAGCGGATAACATTTTAGAAAAAGCAAGGAAAAACAATGTGCCCATCCAGGAGGATGCAACATTAGTTGAACTGCTGTCCGAATTAAATATTAACGAACACATTCCTGAAGAATTATATCATGTAGTCGCAGAAGTATTTGCATTTATTTACCGTACGGATCAGGAAATGGAAAAGAACTAA
- the sucC gene encoding ADP-forming succinate--CoA ligase subunit beta has protein sequence MNIHEYQGKQIMRDFGVSVPNGHVAYTVDEAVDAAKKLGSDVTVVKAQIHAGGRGKAGGVKIAKNLDEVRTYANEILGKNLVTHQTGPEGKEVKRLLIEEGCDIKSEYYVGLVLDRATSKVTMMASEEGGTEIEEVAEETPEKIFKEVIDPVTGLTPFQARRLAFNINIPKESLGKAVKFMLGLYDVFVKKDCSIAEINPLVTTGDGDVLALDSKLNFDDNALFRQKDVAELRDLEEEDPKEVEASKYDLSYIALDGNIGCMVNGAGLAMATMDTIKHYSGDPANFLDVGGGATTEKVTEAFKIILSDDNVKGIFVNIFGGIMKCDIIAEGVVEATKQIGLTLPLVVRLEGTNVEAGKKILEESGLNITSADSMADGAQKIVELVK, from the coding sequence ATGAACATTCACGAGTATCAAGGAAAACAAATTATGCGCGATTTTGGCGTATCAGTGCCAAATGGCCATGTGGCTTATACCGTAGATGAAGCTGTTGATGCAGCTAAGAAGCTGGGGAGCGATGTCACAGTTGTAAAAGCACAGATCCACGCAGGCGGACGCGGAAAAGCCGGCGGTGTTAAGATTGCTAAAAATCTTGATGAAGTGCGTACATACGCAAATGAAATCTTAGGTAAGAATCTAGTAACCCATCAGACCGGACCAGAAGGGAAAGAAGTAAAGCGTTTACTGATCGAAGAAGGCTGCGACATTAAGAGCGAATACTATGTCGGACTTGTATTAGATCGTGCCACGAGTAAAGTAACGATGATGGCTTCTGAAGAAGGCGGAACTGAAATTGAAGAGGTAGCAGAGGAAACACCTGAGAAGATCTTTAAAGAGGTGATCGACCCTGTTACCGGATTGACACCATTCCAGGCGCGTCGTTTGGCGTTTAATATTAATATTCCTAAAGAATCATTAGGCAAAGCTGTGAAGTTTATGCTGGGTCTTTATGATGTTTTTGTGAAAAAAGATTGCTCGATTGCAGAAATTAACCCGCTTGTAACGACTGGCGACGGAGACGTATTGGCACTTGACTCTAAGCTGAACTTTGATGATAATGCCTTGTTCCGTCAGAAAGACGTTGCGGAACTACGCGACCTTGAAGAAGAAGATCCAAAAGAAGTAGAAGCGTCTAAATATGACCTCAGCTACATTGCTTTAGATGGTAATATCGGCTGTATGGTTAATGGTGCCGGACTTGCTATGGCGACAATGGATACGATTAAGCATTATAGTGGCGATCCTGCCAACTTCCTAGATGTAGGCGGCGGAGCTACTACTGAAAAAGTAACCGAAGCATTTAAGATTATTTTATCTGATGACAATGTGAAAGGTATTTTCGTTAACATTTTCGGTGGCATTATGAAGTGTGACATTATCGCTGAAGGTGTTGTCGAAGCCACGAAACAGATTGGATTAACACTTCCGCTTGTCGTGCGTCTTGAAGGCACGAACGTTGAAGCTGGTAAGAAGATCCTTGAAGAGTCTGGATTAAATATTACGTCTGCTGACTCCATGGCAGATGGCGCTCAAAAAATCGTAGAACTAGTTAAGTAG
- the sucD gene encoding succinate--CoA ligase subunit alpha, giving the protein MSVYINKDTKVIVQGITGSTALFHTKQMVEYGTQIVGGVTPGKGGTEVEGIPVFNTVSEAVEKTGANASVIYVPAPFAADAIMEATDADMDLAICITEHIPVMDMVKVKRYMEGKRTRLVGPNCPGVITPDECKIGIMPGYIHKKGHVGVVSRSGTLTYEAVHQLSEAGVGQSTAVGIGGDPVNGTDFIDVLKAFNEDADTEAVIMIGEIGGTAEEEAAEWVKENMDKPVVGFIGGRTAPPGKRMGHAGAIISGGKGTADEKIRVMNECGIEVAETPSVMGETLINVLKKENLYEKCKTH; this is encoded by the coding sequence ATGAGTGTATATATTAATAAAGATACAAAAGTTATTGTGCAAGGAATTACAGGCTCTACAGCTTTATTCCATACAAAACAGATGGTTGAATACGGTACACAAATCGTTGGTGGAGTAACGCCTGGTAAAGGCGGTACCGAAGTGGAAGGAATTCCAGTATTTAATACGGTTTCTGAAGCAGTTGAAAAAACAGGTGCCAATGCATCTGTCATTTACGTGCCTGCTCCATTTGCTGCTGACGCTATAATGGAAGCAACAGATGCAGACATGGATTTGGCGATTTGCATCACTGAACATATTCCAGTTATGGATATGGTAAAAGTTAAACGTTATATGGAAGGGAAGAGAACTCGCCTAGTTGGGCCAAACTGCCCAGGAGTGATTACCCCTGATGAATGTAAAATTGGTATTATGCCTGGATATATCCATAAAAAAGGTCATGTAGGAGTAGTCTCTCGTTCTGGTACCCTTACGTATGAAGCAGTTCATCAATTGTCTGAAGCCGGAGTAGGACAATCTACTGCTGTAGGAATCGGCGGAGACCCTGTAAATGGGACAGACTTCATTGACGTGCTAAAAGCCTTTAATGAAGATGCAGATACAGAAGCAGTGATTATGATTGGTGAAATCGGCGGTACAGCTGAAGAAGAAGCTGCAGAATGGGTGAAAGAAAACATGGATAAGCCGGTTGTCGGCTTTATCGGCGGACGTACAGCTCCTCCAGGAAAACGCATGGGCCACGCTGGTGCGATTATTTCCGGTGGTAAAGGGACTGCCGATGAAAAGATCCGGGTTATGAATGAGTGCGGAATCGAAGTTGCAGAAACACCATCTGTGATGGGTGAAACGCTGATCAATGTTTTGAAAAAAGAAAACTTGTATGAAAAATGTAAAACACATTAA
- the dprA gene encoding DNA-processing protein DprA, whose protein sequence is MNTFRQHLIRLHDCPYVTRKLLRTWLKEDPSLSDLLIISPKEIASILQITQEKARSIYIYLHDSTIMKKLDINEHKYKCVTYFDEEYPALLKIIPDPPLVLYTLGDIELLQHPLTLSVVGTRTPSKYAFPAMKQILLPLIQSNFCLVSGMAVGVDQHAHQLAVQHKGTTIAVMGSGFEQLYPRNNLPLFTHLCEHHLVISEYPPDRPPRKFHFPERNRIISGLSEATLVIEARLKSGSLITVDQALEQGREVLSLPGSIGSSTSEGCHAIIQEGARLVQSHQDVLSAYREKIN, encoded by the coding sequence ATGAACACGTTCAGGCAACATTTAATCCGTTTACATGACTGTCCGTATGTGACACGTAAGTTACTAAGAACTTGGTTAAAGGAAGACCCCAGCTTATCTGATCTCCTGATAATTTCCCCTAAAGAGATAGCTTCTATCCTTCAAATAACACAAGAAAAAGCCCGGTCGATTTACATCTACCTTCATGATTCAACTATAATGAAGAAACTCGACATAAATGAACATAAATACAAATGTGTGACTTATTTTGACGAAGAGTATCCTGCTTTATTGAAAATCATTCCTGACCCTCCTCTCGTCCTTTATACACTTGGCGACATAGAGCTGTTGCAACATCCTTTAACACTTAGTGTAGTCGGAACACGGACACCATCGAAATATGCCTTTCCCGCTATGAAGCAAATTCTCCTCCCTCTCATTCAATCTAATTTCTGTCTTGTAAGCGGTATGGCTGTCGGGGTTGATCAGCACGCCCATCAATTAGCTGTGCAGCATAAAGGTACTACTATAGCTGTGATGGGATCAGGCTTTGAACAGCTTTATCCGAGAAACAATCTGCCATTATTTACACATTTGTGCGAACATCACCTGGTTATTAGCGAATATCCCCCTGACCGGCCGCCAAGAAAGTTTCATTTCCCGGAACGAAATCGGATTATCTCCGGACTATCTGAGGCTACACTTGTGATTGAGGCAAGACTAAAAAGTGGTTCACTCATTACTGTAGATCAGGCTCTTGAACAAGGACGGGAAGTTTTGTCATTGCCAGGATCGATTGGAAGCAGTACAAGTGAAGGATGCCATGCCATTATTCAGGAAGGAGCACGGCTGGTTCAGAGCCATCAGGATGTTCTGTCAGCCTATAGGGAAAAAATTAATTAA
- the topA gene encoding type I DNA topoisomerase: MADYLVIVESPAKAKTIERYLGKKYKVKASLGHVRDLPRSQMGVNVEEEFEPKYITIRGKGPVLKELKAAAKKAKRVYLAADPDREGEAIAWHLAHSLDIDDQSKCRVVFNEITKEAIKDSFKQPRSIDSHLVDAQQARRILDRLVGYNISPILWKKVKKGLSAGRVQSVAVKIIIDRENEIKNFKPEEYWTIEADFFKGKETFEGAFYGIDGKKKELKTKEDVEAVQKKLKGDEYSIDKVNKRERKRNPSLPFTTSSLQQEAARKLNFRAKKTMMLAQQLYEGIDLGGKQGTAGLITYMRTDSTRLSNTAKEEAKNYIESTFGKEFLGKGKASKKQEGAQDAHEAIRPTSASRDPKSMKSALSRDQHRLYKLIWERFISSQMAPAVLDTMTVHLLNQGVEFRATGSKVKFKGFMKVYIEGNDDNKKEKDKMLPKLEEGMTVKAKDIKPNQHFTQPPPRYTEARLVKTLEELGIGRPSTYAPTLDVIQRRGYVALDNKRFVPTELGEIVLEALKEYFPEIIDAGFTKEMEDDLDSIEEGKSNWVSVISEFYQEFEPRLEKAEKEMEEVEIKDEPAGIDCEKCGHEMVYKMGRYGKFLACSNFPDCRNTKPILKTVGVTCPKCNEGEVVERKSKKNRKFYGCDRYPECDFISWDKPISRPCPRCESLLVEKRSKKGTQIQCTECDYKEQPQS; encoded by the coding sequence ATGGCAGACTATCTTGTAATTGTTGAATCACCAGCAAAAGCAAAAACAATTGAACGTTATCTCGGAAAAAAATATAAAGTAAAGGCTTCACTTGGACACGTACGTGACCTTCCCAGAAGTCAGATGGGTGTAAATGTAGAAGAGGAATTTGAACCAAAGTATATTACGATTCGCGGAAAAGGGCCTGTTTTAAAAGAACTAAAGGCCGCAGCTAAGAAAGCGAAACGCGTTTATCTGGCAGCTGACCCCGATCGTGAAGGGGAAGCCATTGCCTGGCACTTGGCACATAGCTTAGACATTGATGATCAGTCAAAGTGCCGTGTCGTGTTTAATGAGATCACCAAAGAAGCGATTAAAGATTCGTTTAAACAACCGCGCTCGATTGATTCTCATTTAGTAGATGCCCAGCAGGCAAGACGGATTTTAGACCGGCTCGTTGGGTACAACATCAGTCCGATTCTGTGGAAAAAGGTTAAAAAAGGACTGAGTGCAGGCCGTGTTCAATCCGTGGCTGTAAAAATTATCATCGATCGTGAAAATGAAATTAAAAATTTCAAGCCTGAAGAATACTGGACGATCGAAGCGGATTTTTTCAAAGGCAAAGAAACCTTTGAAGGAGCTTTTTACGGAATAGATGGAAAAAAGAAAGAATTAAAAACGAAAGAGGATGTAGAAGCCGTTCAAAAGAAGCTTAAAGGTGATGAGTACTCGATTGATAAGGTAAATAAGCGGGAACGTAAACGAAACCCATCTTTACCTTTCACCACCTCTTCTCTACAACAGGAAGCAGCGAGAAAGCTCAACTTTAGAGCCAAAAAGACAATGATGCTTGCCCAGCAGCTTTATGAAGGGATTGATCTTGGGGGTAAACAGGGTACAGCAGGTTTAATCACTTATATGCGTACAGATTCCACTAGACTTTCCAACACGGCTAAGGAAGAAGCAAAGAATTACATTGAGTCCACTTTTGGCAAAGAATTTTTAGGAAAAGGAAAAGCCTCTAAAAAACAAGAAGGGGCACAGGACGCACACGAAGCGATCCGGCCGACAAGTGCTTCCCGTGATCCGAAATCGATGAAGAGTGCGTTATCAAGAGATCAGCATCGTCTCTATAAGCTCATTTGGGAGCGGTTTATCTCAAGTCAAATGGCACCAGCTGTCCTTGACACGATGACTGTTCACTTGTTGAATCAAGGGGTAGAATTCAGAGCAACCGGCTCAAAAGTTAAATTCAAAGGATTTATGAAGGTTTATATCGAAGGCAATGATGATAATAAAAAAGAGAAAGATAAAATGCTTCCTAAGCTTGAAGAAGGAATGACGGTGAAGGCGAAGGACATTAAACCGAATCAACACTTTACCCAGCCGCCGCCGCGATATACGGAAGCACGTTTAGTAAAAACGCTGGAGGAGCTCGGCATTGGCCGGCCTTCCACTTATGCTCCGACGCTTGATGTTATCCAGCGGCGAGGCTATGTTGCCCTTGATAATAAACGATTCGTTCCAACTGAGCTTGGGGAAATTGTTCTGGAAGCACTCAAAGAGTACTTTCCGGAAATCATCGATGCCGGCTTTACGAAAGAAATGGAAGATGACCTCGACTCCATTGAAGAAGGAAAAAGTAATTGGGTATCGGTTATTTCCGAATTTTATCAGGAATTCGAACCAAGACTGGAAAAGGCAGAAAAAGAAATGGAAGAGGTCGAAATTAAAGACGAACCTGCGGGAATTGATTGTGAAAAATGCGGACATGAAATGGTTTATAAAATGGGTCGATACGGAAAGTTTTTAGCCTGCTCGAACTTTCCGGATTGTCGAAATACGAAGCCGATTCTTAAAACGGTTGGCGTTACCTGTCCTAAATGTAACGAAGGAGAGGTCGTAGAAAGAAAGAGCAAGAAGAATCGTAAATTCTATGGATGTGATCGGTATCCTGAGTGCGACTTTATTTCCTGGGATAAGCCGATTTCAAGACCTTGTCCACGATGTGAATCACTGCTGGTTGAAAAACGCTCCAAGAAAGGAACGCAAATCCAATGTACGGAGTGTGACTACAAAGAGCAGCCGCAATCTTAA
- the xerC gene encoding tyrosine recombinase XerC: MAKLTEYKRLFLEYLQIEKNASPLTVRHYGDDITAFFAFLESESIKSLEDVDYSVIRVYLTKLYEENMARKSMARKISSLRSFYRFLEREEFVKHNPFVNVKLPKKDQLIPEFFYEEELNLLFSVSDCSTALGQRNQAILELLYGTGIRVSECVQLEESHIDFSLSTLLVYGKGRKERYVPFGQFAGEALRNYLSHARPLLVKKARPVEKLFVNAKGGPLTARGVRLILDKMVKEAALTVDIHPHKLRHSFATHLLNAGADLRSVQELLGHEHLSSTQIYTHVTKDRLQQVYMNSHPRANK, translated from the coding sequence ATGGCAAAACTGACTGAATATAAACGATTATTTTTAGAATATCTCCAAATCGAAAAGAATGCGTCTCCATTAACAGTAAGACATTATGGTGATGATATCACAGCGTTTTTTGCTTTTCTGGAGTCAGAATCAATTAAGTCGTTAGAGGATGTTGACTACTCGGTGATCCGAGTATATCTCACGAAGCTTTATGAGGAAAACATGGCCCGTAAAAGTATGGCCAGGAAGATTTCTTCGTTGCGGAGCTTTTACCGGTTTTTAGAACGTGAAGAATTTGTGAAACATAATCCATTTGTAAACGTAAAACTACCTAAGAAAGATCAGCTGATTCCGGAGTTTTTTTATGAAGAAGAACTGAACCTGTTGTTTTCTGTCAGTGACTGCTCTACAGCTCTGGGACAGAGAAACCAAGCTATTCTTGAGCTGCTGTATGGTACAGGGATACGGGTGAGTGAATGTGTGCAGCTAGAAGAATCTCACATCGATTTTTCGCTTTCGACTTTACTCGTGTATGGAAAAGGCAGAAAAGAAAGGTATGTTCCATTCGGCCAATTTGCGGGGGAAGCACTGCGAAACTATCTCAGCCATGCCCGGCCCCTATTAGTTAAAAAAGCCCGGCCTGTGGAGAAGTTGTTCGTAAACGCAAAAGGCGGACCACTTACAGCACGAGGGGTGCGCTTGATCCTGGATAAGATGGTAAAGGAAGCAGCGTTAACTGTAGATATCCACCCCCATAAATTAAGACACTCTTTTGCGACTCATTTATTGAATGCAGGGGCAGATTTACGTTCAGTTCAGGAGTTACTCGGGCATGAGCATTTATCGTCGACACAAATTTACACTCATGTAACGAAAGACAGGCTTCAGCAGGTGTATATGAATAGCCATCCGCGAGCCAATAAGTAA
- the hslV gene encoding ATP-dependent protease subunit HslV — protein sequence MDQQFHATTIFAVQHNGTSAMSGDGQVTLGNQVVMKHKAVKVRKLFNDQVLAGFAGSVADAFTLFEKFEAKLEAYDGNLARASVELAKEWRSDKVLRKLEAMLIVMDKSKMFLVSGTGEVIEPDDGILAIGSGGNFALSAGRALKRYSPDQSARQIAQAALEIAGEICVFTNDQITLEVLE from the coding sequence GTGGATCAACAATTTCATGCGACGACAATTTTTGCTGTACAGCACAACGGAACAAGTGCTATGAGTGGCGACGGCCAGGTGACGCTCGGGAATCAGGTTGTGATGAAACATAAAGCTGTGAAAGTCCGCAAGCTTTTTAATGACCAGGTACTGGCAGGGTTTGCAGGTTCTGTTGCCGATGCCTTTACTTTATTTGAAAAATTCGAAGCGAAGCTCGAAGCCTATGATGGAAATCTTGCCAGGGCATCTGTTGAATTAGCGAAGGAATGGCGCAGTGACAAAGTGTTAAGAAAGCTTGAAGCCATGTTAATTGTGATGGATAAGAGCAAAATGTTTCTCGTATCGGGCACCGGAGAAGTAATAGAACCTGATGACGGCATTTTAGCGATCGGCTCAGGAGGTAATTTTGCTTTAAGTGCCGGCCGTGCTTTAAAAAGGTACTCACCAGATCAATCTGCCAGGCAAATTGCACAGGCAGCTCTTGAAATCGCTGGTGAAATCTGTGTGTTTACGAACGACCAGATAACTCTTGAAGTTCTGGAATAG
- the hslU gene encoding HslU--HslV peptidase ATPase subunit — MSLDLTPKQIVERLDQYIIGQTNAKKSVAVALRNRYRRMKLTDDIKEEVVPKNILMMGPTGVGKTEVARRLAKLVGAPFVKVEATKFTEVGYVGRDVESMVRDLVEMAVRMVKEEKIEAVRETAKEQANKRLIKLLVPSKEKQSSNFKNPLEMLFQQGNQQQTESTSDQEETEIKNKRQRIKHQLELGELEDHMVTIEVEESQSSMFDMLQGSGMEQMGMNMQDAFSQFMPKKKKKRKLPVSEARKVLTQEEAQKLVDMDEVGQQAVEKVEQSGIIFIDEIDKVAAKGDNQANVSREGVQRDILPIVEGSTIVTKYGPVSTDHILFVAAGAFHMAKPSDLIPELQGRFPIRVELNKLTVEDFRSILVEPSNALLKQYKALLETEGIKVEFSDDAITRIAEIAYEVNQETDNIGARRLHTILEKLLEDLSFEAPDVTLETIDITPQYVDSKLSTIVKNKDLSRFIL, encoded by the coding sequence ATGTCATTAGATTTAACGCCTAAACAAATTGTGGAGCGTCTCGATCAATATATCATCGGACAGACGAATGCGAAAAAGTCTGTGGCTGTTGCCCTAAGGAACCGCTACAGAAGGATGAAACTAACCGATGACATTAAAGAAGAAGTCGTACCTAAAAACATCCTTATGATGGGCCCTACCGGGGTAGGTAAAACAGAGGTAGCCCGCCGCCTGGCTAAGCTCGTCGGAGCCCCGTTTGTAAAAGTTGAAGCAACGAAGTTTACGGAAGTAGGCTACGTAGGCCGTGATGTAGAATCTATGGTTCGTGACTTAGTTGAAATGGCTGTTCGGATGGTGAAAGAGGAAAAAATTGAAGCAGTCCGGGAAACAGCTAAAGAACAGGCGAATAAGCGGTTGATCAAACTGCTGGTCCCGTCTAAGGAAAAACAGTCTTCCAATTTTAAAAACCCGTTAGAGATGTTGTTTCAGCAAGGCAATCAGCAGCAAACCGAATCAACTTCTGACCAGGAAGAAACAGAAATCAAGAACAAACGACAGCGAATCAAGCACCAACTGGAATTAGGCGAACTTGAAGATCATATGGTGACGATTGAAGTCGAAGAATCTCAATCATCTATGTTTGACATGCTGCAAGGTTCGGGAATGGAACAAATGGGCATGAACATGCAGGATGCCTTCAGTCAGTTCATGCCAAAGAAGAAGAAGAAACGGAAACTTCCTGTAAGTGAAGCGCGAAAAGTACTTACTCAAGAAGAAGCACAAAAACTCGTTGATATGGATGAAGTCGGCCAGCAGGCTGTGGAAAAAGTCGAGCAGTCAGGCATCATTTTTATTGACGAAATTGATAAAGTAGCTGCTAAGGGCGATAACCAGGCTAATGTATCAAGAGAAGGCGTACAGCGGGATATCCTTCCCATTGTAGAGGGTTCTACTATTGTCACGAAGTACGGCCCCGTGTCTACAGACCATATTTTGTTTGTGGCAGCCGGTGCCTTTCATATGGCAAAGCCTTCTGATTTAATCCCGGAATTACAAGGTCGTTTTCCGATTCGGGTAGAATTAAATAAACTGACAGTGGAAGATTTCCGCAGTATCTTAGTGGAACCTTCTAATGCTCTATTAAAGCAATATAAGGCACTTTTAGAAACTGAAGGTATAAAGGTCGAATTTTCTGACGATGCTATTACTAGAATTGCTGAAATTGCTTATGAAGTGAATCAGGAGACAGATAATATCGGGGCCAGACGTCTGCATACCATTTTAGAAAAGTTACTAGAAGATTTATCATTTGAAGCGCCGGATGTGACATTGGAAACGATAGACATAACCCCTCAATATGTAGACAGTAAACTATCTACTATTGTTAAAAATAAAGATTTAAGCAGGTTCATACTGTAG
- the codY gene encoding GTP-sensing pleiotropic transcriptional regulator CodY codes for MELLNRARRINAMLQKTTGKSVDFNDMSATLRDVISANTFVVSRRGKLLGFAIKQEIENERMQAMLTERQFPQEYTQNLFNIQETTPNLDMNSEYTAFPVENRELFEDGLTTIVPIIGGGQRLGTLILSRLNSSFEEDDLLLAEYGATVVGMEILHEKTEEIEQEARSKAVVQMAISSLSYSELEAIEHIFEELEGNEGLLVASKIADRVGITRSVIVNALRKLESAGVIESRSLGMKGTYIKVLNNNFLVELQKLRSN; via the coding sequence ATGGAATTATTAAATCGAGCAAGAAGAATTAATGCAATGCTACAAAAAACAACGGGAAAATCGGTGGACTTTAATGATATGTCTGCTACATTAAGAGATGTCATCTCAGCAAACACTTTTGTTGTCAGCCGTCGAGGAAAATTACTTGGATTTGCTATCAAACAGGAAATTGAAAATGAACGAATGCAGGCGATGTTAACTGAACGTCAGTTCCCGCAAGAATACACTCAAAATCTTTTTAACATCCAGGAAACAACTCCTAACCTTGATATGAATAGTGAATACACAGCTTTTCCGGTAGAAAATAGGGAGTTATTTGAAGATGGCCTTACTACCATTGTCCCGATCATTGGCGGTGGTCAACGTCTGGGTACATTGATCTTAAGCCGGCTCAATAGCAGTTTTGAGGAAGATGATCTCTTATTAGCCGAATACGGGGCAACTGTAGTTGGAATGGAAATCCTTCACGAGAAAACAGAAGAAATTGAGCAGGAAGCGCGCAGTAAAGCCGTGGTACAAATGGCGATCAGTTCATTGTCCTACAGTGAACTAGAAGCGATCGAGCATATTTTCGAAGAATTAGAAGGTAATGAAGGGTTGCTCGTTGCCAGTAAGATTGCAGATCGCGTTGGAATCACCCGTTCTGTTATCGTGAATGCTTTGCGTAAACTGGAAAGTGCCGGAGTTATTGAATCACGTTCGTTAGGAATGAAAGGTACGTACATTAAAGTTCTTAATAATAATTTCTTAGTAGAACTTCAAAAACTTCGTTCAAATTAA